Part of the Oncorhynchus mykiss isolate Arlee chromosome 26, USDA_OmykA_1.1, whole genome shotgun sequence genome is shown below.
TTCTCTACTTATAATCAATGGTGGCCTGCAGACCATGGGACATTCGAGGCCAAAATGGGATGATacattttttctttctttttttacatttgtggAGAACCAACCTTGACTCAATGTATCTAACAAAAATACTTTTGTTTACGTGTTGATTGTTGTTCAGAACACGAACGAGAGAGACGGGATATGGACCTTTATTCAATCATCACTGCTGTTTTGCTTCTGCAACTGCAAGGTTTTCATGTGGCCTTGCTCCAAGCACCAACACACTCTCCAGGACGGACGATCGATCAAAGTTGGCTTCGTCAACTGTTCAAATCCAAGCTCAACAAGACATCAGAAGCTTCGTTCAATGACTTGGATGATATGAACCTGGAGGGTACTGAGTCAACAGATGACTCTGCTTGGGGTTTCGCCGATGGATACATGTCATCTAGTGGGGAACAAGACAACATCCAGGACACAAATGAGACTTCTGGTGATGTTATGATTGGCACCACAATGCCACCAGAGTTGCCAGATGCTACAGCGGAGGACCCAGAATCGCCAGCGACCGCTGTTGAATCTCCAGAAACCACTGTTGCACCAGAACCCCCAGTGAGTGTTGCCTTAAACTCAAGCCAAGTTTCCAATGCaactggagaggacagtggactccaaactaccaccaccactccaaTCACAGAAAACTCAAATGGCTCTAATTACATGTCCAATGACACTGAATTGAATGAGACAACCACAGCTCCAGACACCAATAGCACAGATGAGGCCGGTCCAGATCCTGATGCTGAGAACGGGGTAACCAACAGTACAGAGGACAGCCATAATGTAACGACTGCAGTACCATCAAGTGAACCATCCACAGCTTCCCCCACCACAGAGCTCCCCTTGGACTCACCTGCGACTACAACTGCCAAAATCATCCCAGAAACTACAACAACCACGGGTCCCAGCACAACGACAGACATGATGGAAACTGGTGCCGCTTCAGGGAACAACTCTGCGAGAGGTGAGGAGACAGTGTCTAAGTATCTGGTACATTCTTTGTCTCAAGGGTACTGCTGTGTGCACCTGTAACCTACTTACTTGCTTGGTCAAGGGAGCCTGTAACAACTTTTAAGGAAATACCAAGAGATCACAACAATGTTTAAATTTGGATATGTTCACTTCACATAACCATTGTGatattgttttaaatgttttgggAGAGGCATTAATGAATGAGTCAGCAACTAGACAAAGACAGAGCAGTCAACAAGTTACAAATAACCACCGAGTATCAGATTTGAACATCGGAGGGACCTAGTTAGAAAGTAACACAATATCCAACAATTCTCAAAGGGCAGTTATCTTATATCACCATAGCCTTTTTTACAAACCGCTTTCTTTCCGGTCTCTCCCTGACCCACATTTGCCAGATCTCTATTTTTTTCCATTGTCAAAGCACAAACTCCCCTTCTTTCACCGGCTGGGCAGGGTTGAGTTTCAGACACTATCTGCATGCCCACAGTGAGTGGAGGCTTCCATTACAAATGCCTTCTCCAGGGGACAAAATACCCCTGTGTTAGCCTGTCTACAGGAAGGAGGAGGTCAGTAGCTGAGGTTCATTACTGCAGTACAGGGCGTGAGAGTACTACTCTCCAGTTTCTAACATACTTAACAAGGGAATTTTTGAGTGGGTGATTGATGACATTCATTAAAGGAGGATATCCCCAATTTTGACAGGTTATAATTTACGTGTATTTCTTCTCGCAATTCAAATTCAATTGCATCTTTTTCAAAAACATACACATGATTTGCCAGGTACAGTCATGAATTTGAATATGTAGTAACTACCTCTGTCAAACTTGACTATAAATACTTGGTAAAGTGTGCTGAAAAACATTGTTACCATTGGGAGAAACCTCATACATTTCAGCCAGTGATTAGTTTATACTGTGGCTTGTTTGACCTGTTTGTTTATCTCATTTGCATGTGGCTTTACAGATTTTCCATAGTTAGTACAGCATGCTAGCCATGTATCGCAGTCTCTTTATGTAATACTTATTAATCAATTGACAACGCGTACTGGCTATTACCTTTTCTTTAGGGAACATGGAGAGAAAAGGTGTAGAGTTTCACACAACCATGTCACACAAAAGTACACAATATCTGGACCTAGATCATATTTTCTCTATTCATGGGTTGCACCTCTGTCACTTGATAGTGTCACGCCATTGTTACACtaaaaataaaagattccaaGAGGATCCTTTAGGGattcttcaaattgaaactgtagGGTAACACCTATAAgttatttgaagaaccctttaaaACGAGTCTGGCGTGTTGCTGTTGATGTCCTCTGTAGACTATGaatagccagaatgattttgcaaTGCATGGTGATCtaacaggtttcctgttatatttATCCGAGGTGTAGGGAAGGTGAAGTCTGTGAAATATATAATtatacagatgattaacaaaGTGTGCACACAacagtattcataccttggtttttgtGGTAAATGTGAATGAAAACACATGGTTAACTTTTGACAAAGGTTTTCATACACAAACCTGGTCCATAATGAAGAGGGCTCTGGGATCTTCATTtgagaggtaagggaggaggaagatggcTGCTGTGACAGAGTCCTATGAGGTTTTAGAGAATTTAAATTAACTGTTGAACATACAtgtgatatgcatattattatgaGGCAAACCACTACTAATTGTACATACAAAGGCACACACAAATAACTGAGCAGTTCAGGTATCTGCGCACAATGCAGCTATATTTTAAAGatattcttacctctttgttgattgatatccatttaattgtgtccattttctgtaTTTGAAAGAATTGTAAAAAGGGACAAAGTGTCCAACAACAGCCATTTGAACAAATATGAAAGATAGATGGTATAatcataaaacaatatcaatttagATCATACAAGAGAGAAACCTGACCTTAAATTGaggatgtcatgtattgtcatgttgtgtctttctgtcctttcctttcaccctgtctccctctgctggtcgtattaggttaccttttctcccccgctttcccccagctgttccttgtctcctcctaactacctcgtcaccccttttcccacctgttccctttttccctctgattagtcctctatatctctctctgtttttgttcctgtccttgtcggattcttgtttgtgtgtctcatgcctgaaccagactatcatcgtgtttgctgcaaccttgtcctgtcctgtcggaatctacctgtccatctgagcccacgtgtgtttatcattaaagaaactctgtttgttaattcgcttttgggtcctcattcacgcacctgacagaagaatccgaccaagaatggaccagcgacttcggatcctctccactcagccgtcgagatccagggagcgatgctaggcagacacgagcaggaattgtctgctgctcgacatgccgttgagaccctggccacccaagtctccaacctcacagaacaggttcaccatctccgcctcgatccaccggccacttccagggctttcgaatctccggagcccagaatcaataacccgccgtgttactctggggagcccactgaatgccgctcgttcctcacccagtgtgatattgtgttttctctccagcccaacacttacgccaggagcactgctcgtgtcgcctacgtcatatctctccttactggacgggctcgtgagtggggcacggcaatctgggaggtaagggctgagtgtactaaccagtatcaggactttaaggaggagatgatacgggtttttgatcgatctgtttttggggaggaggcttccagggccctgtcttccctatgtcaaggcaatcgatccataacagactactctattgagtttcgcactcttgctgcctccagtggctggaacgagccggctttgctcgctcgtcttctggagggtctccgcgcagaggtaaaggatgagattctctcccgggaggttccttccagcgtggattccttgattgaactcgctattcgcattgagcgacgggttgatcttcgtcaccgagctcgtggaaaggagcttgcgctctccgttgcccccctctccgcatcactaccatcttcctctgccggctcgggagctgagcctatgcagctgggaggtatccgcatctcgactaaggagagggaacggagaatcaccaaccgcctctgtctctattgcggttctgctggtcattttgtcacttcatgtccagtaaaagccagagctcatcagtaagcggagggctactggtgagcgctactactcctgtctctccttcaagatcctgcactaccttgtcggtccatctacgctggaccggttcgtcagcttcctgcagtgccttaatagactctggggcggagggctgttttatggacgagacctgggctcgggaacatgacattcctctcagacagttaagggagtccacggccttgttcgccctggatggtagtcctctccccaggattcagcgtgagacgctacctttaaccctcactgtttctggtaatcatagcgaaaccatttcttttttaatttttcgttcaccttttacacctgttgttttgggccatccctggctagtttgtcataatccttccattaattggtctagtaattctatcctctcctggaacgtctcttgtcatgtgaaatgtttaatgtctgctatccctcctgtttcctctgtctcttcttcacaggaggagcctggtgatttgacaggggtgccggaggaatatcacgatctgcgcacggtgttcagtcggtccagggccacctctcttcctccacaccggtcgtatgattgtagtattgatctccttccgggaaccactcccccccggggtagactatactctctgtcggctcccgaacgtaaggctctcaaggattatttgtctgtagctcttgacgccggtaccatagtcccctcctcctctcccgccggagcggggtttttttttgtcaagaagaaggacgggtctctgcgcccctgcatagattatcgagggctgaatgacataacagtgaagaatcgttatccgcttcctcttatgtcttcagccttcgagatcctgcagggagccaggtttttcactaagttggaccttcgtaacgcttaccatctcgtgcgcatcagggagggggacgagtggaagacggcgtttaacactccgttagggcactttgaataccgggttcttcctttcggcctcgctaacgctccagctgtctttcaggcattagtcaatgatgtcctgagagacatgctgaacatctttgttttcgtttaccttgacgatatcctgattttttcaccgtcactccagattcatgttcagcacgttcgacgtgtcctccagcgccttttagagaattgtctttttgtgaaggctgagaagtgcacttttcatgcctcctccgtcacatttctcggttctgttatttccgctgaaggcattaagatggatcccgctaaggtccaagctgtcattgattggcccgcccctaagtcacgcatcgagctgcagcgctttctcggcttcgcgaacttctatcgtcgtttcatccgtaatttcggtcaggtggcagctcctctcacagcccttacttctgtcaagacgtgctttaagtggtccgtttccgcccagggagcttttgatctcctcaagaatcgttttacatccgctcctatccttgttacacctgacgtctctagacagttcgttgtcgaggttgacgcgtcagaggtgggcgtgggagccattctttctcagcgctccctctctgacgacaaggtccacccatgcgcgtatttttctcatcgcctgtcgccgtcggaacgtaactatgatgtgggaaaccgcgaactgctcgccatccggttagccctaggcgaatggcgacagtggttggagggggcgaccgttccttttgtcgtttggactgaccataggaaccttgagtacatccgttctgccaaacgacttaatgcgcgtcaggcgcgttgggcgctgtttttcgctcgtttcgagttcgtgatttcttatcgtccgggctctaagaacaccaagcctgatgctttatctcgtctcttcagttcttcagtagcctccactgaccccgaggggattctccctgaggggcgtgttgtcgggttgactgtctggggaattgagaggcaggtaaagcaagcgctcactcacactccgtcgctgcgcgcttgtcctaggaaccttcttttcgttcccgttcctactcgtctggccgttcttcagtgggctcactctgccaagttagccggccaccctggcgttcggggtacgcttacttccattcgccagcgtttttggtggcccacccgggagcatgacacgcgtcgtttcgtggctgcttgttcggtctgcgcgcagactaagtccggtaactctcctcctgccggccgtctcaggccgcttcccattccctctcgaccgtggtctcacatcgccttagattttgtcaccggactgccttcgtcagcggggaagactgttattcttacggttgtcgataggttctctaaggcggctcatttcattccccttgctaagcttccttctgctaaagagacggcacaaatcatcatcgagaatgttttcagaattcatggccttccgtcagacgtcgtttcggacagaggtccgcaattcacgtctcaattttggagggagttttgccgtttgattggggcttccgtcagtctctcttccggctttcacccccagtctaacggtcaagcagaacgggccaatcagactattggtcgcatcttacgcagtctttcttttcgcaaccctgcgtcttggtcagaacagctcccctgggcagaatacgcccacaactcgcttccttcgtctgcgaccgggctatctccttttcagagtagcctcgggtaccagcctccgctgttctcatctcagttcgccgagtccagcgtcccctccgctcaggcttttgtccaacgttgcgagcgcacctggaagagggtcaggtctgcactttgccgttataggacgcagactgtgagggctgctaataagcgtagaactaagagtcctagatattgtcgcggtcagagagtttggctctccactcagaaccttccccttaagacggcttctcgcaaattgaccccgcggttcattggtccgttccgtatttctcgggtcattaatcctgtcgcagttcgacttcttcttccgcgataccttcgtcgcgtccacccggtcttccatgtctcctgtatcaagcccgttcttcgcgcccccgctcgtcttcccccccacccccccatccttgtcgagggcgcacccatctacagggtccgcaggattttggacatgcgtcctcggggccgtggtcaccagtacctcgtagattgggaggggtacggtcctgaggagaggagttgggttccctctcgggacgtgctggaccgtgcgctgatcgaggatttcctccgttgccgccaggtttcctcctcgagtgcgccaggaggcgctcggtgagtgggggggtactgtcatgtattgtcatgttgtgtctttctgtcctttcctttcaccctgtctccctctgctggtcgtattaggttaccttttctcccctgctttcccccagctgttccttgtctcctcctaactacctcgtcaccccttttcccacctgttccctttttccctctgattagtcctctatatctctctctgtttttgttcctgtccttgtcggattcttgtttgtgtgtctcatgcctgaaccagactatcatcgtgtttgctgcaaccttgtcctgtcctgtcggaatctacctgtccatctgagcccacgtgtgtttatcattaaagaaactctgtttgttaattcgcttttgggtcctcattcacgcacctgacagaggAGATCTTTCAATTTTCCAGTTAAATGCCTGCACCTGCTGTCATCTCAAATCGAAATGTTTCAGTTGGGTAGTTAGGTTCCTGCTAGAACCACCAAGAACTTAAAAGGTTCCTCGATGAAACCCACCTCAAATGTGGTTCTTGGAAAAAACCTTTTGGGGGAATTTTTCAGTGCCAAGGACCGTAACGTTCTTCGATGAACTTTGAtgatcttagaagaacccttgaTGAACCCCACATTTTTAGAGTGAACATTCATTCTAAAGACACCTCAGCCACAGTAGCCCCCAAAAGTTGAGTGGTACCCAGTCAACCCAAACCGTGACTAATGACTGTTTCATCTAAATTACactacattcttagaaaaaaatgtgtttgggtTTTAGGCCGGGTTTCTGTCCAGCACTTTGAAATTTCAGCTGATGCAAGAAGGgctaaataaatttgatttgattttgatttgaagtacctttggcaacgattacagcctcgagtcttcttgggtatgacgttacaagctttgCATGcttgtatttgggaagtttctctcattcttgtctgcagatcctctcaagctctgtcaggttggatggggagtgtctctgcacagctattttcaggtctatccagagatattcaactgggttcaagtccggggccactcaaggacattcagagactcgtcccgaagctactcctgtgttgtcttggctgtatttttagggtcctgttggaaggtgaaccttcgaggtcctgagcactctggagtagattttcatcaaggatctctctgtactttgctccgttcatcttccttcaggtgccttttggcaaactccaagcaggctgtgacctgccttttactgaggagtggcttctgtctggcaactctaccctagaggcctgattggtagagtgctgcagagatggttgtccttctggaatgcactcccatctccacagaggaactctggagctctgtcagagtgaccattgggttcttggtcacctccatgaccaaggcccttctcccccaattgctcagtttggctgggtggccagctctaggaagagtcttgatggttccaaactgcttccatttaagaatgttggaggccactgtgttcatggggaccttcaatgcctcgaaacaatcctatctcggatttcttatttaggcttgctataacaaagAGTTTGAATATTGACAGTAAAGTGGCGCTGACAGATAGGGCAGCCGTGCTTCTAGTTGCTagaaaactttgcagtatttttttttttctgtgttatttcttacattgtttgcCTAGAATTTTTGGGGTGTTATTACATACAACCGGGAAGAtattttggatatcagagcgccGGTAACTCACCAACATTACCACTATTATGACCAGGAATTAGACTTTCCCCAATCGgttcctttgttcgtaccccccagggcaattgaattAATTCCAAAGGCTGATCCAAAACACcggtctctggataataaagttgacgagctcagggcgaggatttccttccagagagacatcagggattgtaacatggctctctcaggatatactgtctgagtccgTACAGCCAGTTGAGTTCTCAGTTCATCgagcagacaggaataaatatctctccgagaagaagaagggcaggggtgtacGTATGTTTCATGAGTAACTGGTgtaattgtgataacatacaggaactcaagtccttttgttcacccaacctagaatacctcacaatcaaatgccgactgtaTTACCTCTCAAGATAATTATCTTTAGGTATAGTCAAATTTGAGGAATACACTACcgaagttctaccaacacattgactATAGTACTCacgctgctaaaacactcgaccactgctactccaacttccgcCCTCCCTTCtgcaaatctgatcacgactcccccgccctcccttctgcaaatctgatcacgactccattttgctcctcccttcctataggtaaaaactcaaacaggaagtacccgtgctaaggactattcaacactggtctgaccaatcggaatacACACtttaagattgttttgatcacgcagatatgttccgggtagcctctaagaataacattgacgaatacacggatatggtgactgagtttatcaggaagtgtttcggagatgttgtacccactgtgactattaaaacctaccctaaccagaaaccatggatagaaggcagcattcacgcaacactgaaagcacgaaccaccacgtttaaccatggcaaggtgactgggaatatggccgaatacaaacagtgtagttattctctCCGTatggcaatcaaacaggcaaaatgtcagtatagagacacgAGACGTACTGTATGTggcaagctaaacaccttcttcgcccgctttgagaataacacagtgccaccgaagcggcctgctaccaaggactgtgggctctcttCTCCTTGGctgacatgagtaagacattta
Proteins encoded:
- the LOC110506305 gene encoding mucin-15, giving the protein MDLYSIITAVLLLQLQGFHVALLQAPTHSPGRTIDQSWLRQLFKSKLNKTSEASFNDLDDMNLEGTESTDDSAWGFADGYMSSSGEQDNIQDTNETSGDVMIGTTMPPELPDATAEDPESPATAVESPETTVAPEPPVSVALNSSQVSNATGEDSGLQTTTTTPITENSNGSNYMSNDTELNETTTAPDTNSTDEAGPDPDAENGVTNSTEDSHNVTTAVPSSEPSTASPTTELPLDSPATTTAKIIPETTTTTGPSTTTDMMETGAASGNNSARGLASDAVQNKKKSESWGAILGTGVAVCFVAMVVFVIWRRRGRRDFTHRKLVEEFPSDPVQQLDNGEPLDLKYDGSAYYNPGCQMDNIQMANFPRGHQN